TATAGGGTCTTCCCCGAGGAGTCCCCTGGGCTGTGGCATGCAGACCTTCTGGCCTGCACAGGAACAGCACGTGTTGTTGCTCTGATCAATACAGGCCattcttttaaccttttttctgctgtttctctggTGCTTACACACATGCATTTCCATTCATGCTTCATTCATATCAATCttgatattttctgtttcaagtcTCAACATATCTATGACCTCAAAGTATGGAAAAGAGACGGCCTGGACAATACAAACCATGAAGCATTTTTGCCATGCTCAAATGATGCTCTATCCTCTGTTTAGGTTTCTTCATGGAACCCACTGTATTCACAGATGTTGAAGACCATATGTATATTGCCCAGGAAGAGTCCTTTGGTCCTGTGATGGtgatttctaaatttaaaaatggGTATGTTCTCCGCTGGTTACTGttagaaactttattttctcattttcacccGAAGTGTAGAAATGATAGCATACGTGGTATGATTTTGTTAAATCTTGTAAGACCAGTCTGAATCCCTTCCAGCTAATCTCTTCCAGCTAAATTCTGAAAAAATACCCTTTTTAGTACAGGGTATCCTGCTCCATGTCGATACAGAACTAATGCTATTAGCAGTGTGTGACAGGATAGAATGCAACCGTAAGTGCCAGTTCTTAAATAAGACTTAGTATTCAGTGAAACGTTTTTACTGAAGTTGATGCGGTAATTGCAACAGCTTGATCAAAttacaaaatgtgtattttttccagtGGAATCACTTATTTTTCTCTGTCACAGAAGACTGCATAGCATTGTTGTGCATTGTGTAACACTGGCACATTACTCTTGCAAATGAAAatccttctgtatattttgtaGACTGCCAGTTTTAATAGCTTTCATTCCAAATCATAAGAATTATTTTACACACAGATGAGATTAAAACCCTATGTAGAAAATTCATGTAACTATTTCCACcaggtttctttttctgcagtttgatAATGCAGTTAACCAGCCACATAGATAACCCTTCACATCTATAAATTATGTATGGTGATAAGGGACTGTATTgagttttttaaagttttaaattattatggATTTTTGAACCTATGTGGAGATGAGATGCAAATAGAAAATAGCACTCTGGACATGGCCTGAGAACTTGTGTCTTGATAGAAGTCTGAATTTCAGCATTTATTCTCCATTAACTTGTAAACCAGGCCAAAATTTTAGCAAACTGATTCATAATCTGCTGCCAAGCTCTGCTTTACAACTATTTTTGTATTGCTCTAATCCCCAAGTTGCACTGTAGCTGAGCAAAGCTGGTATATTGCAAGTTTTCCTTTGGCATTTCTTAGTGTAGactttaaacattaaaatgtaaGGTTATAAACTTGAAGCAAGGGTACGAATTTCCGTAGATCTGTCAGATTGAGAGACAGATTAGTCTTtcataaattgctttaaaaaagctaACTGGAGAAGAAAGAGCATGGGAAAAGGTGCTTCAATGACATTGAATGTGGAAGGTTGCTAACACTTGTTTATTTTACCTCGTGGCAATTAAATAAATTCTTTCCCCCGTAGGGATGTCGATGGAGTGCTGCGACGGGCAAATACCACAGAATATGGTTTAGCTTCAGGAGTTTTCACAAAAGACATAAGCAAAGCTCTCTACATCAGTGAAAAGCTTGAAGCTGGAACAGTTTTTATTAACACATATAACAAAACTGATGTGGCAGCACCATTTGGTGGATTTAAACAGTCTGGCTTCGGGAAAGATTTAGGTaagttttctctccctccctcattTCACATCTGACAGTCCAATGGAAAAACAACCCTGCCTGTGTACAGTGTGTCTACTAAAACATGAGCTATGGACGCATTTCCTGTATCTCCTACATTCCTGCAGTTACAGTAATCTAGTTCCTCTCCCATCCCTACAATATTCCCGCCTCAATACCTCCCGTTCAACCCGTCCTGTACATTTGCTAAACGATGCTACGGCATGCCCAGTATTCCTCTCCAGCTCCTCTCAGCAGTCACATTACAGCTTGTCCAAAGCTGCATACAGGCTACGACACACTGTCAAGCAGCAAAGGTATTGGCCaaaatcttctttcctttctctcagaAAGAACGCTAATTTAGGTTTCTCCTCTAAACTTGTAAGAGcatgggaaactttttttttttgccttaaaatgtcttcaaaatttGCCGACAGCCACAGAGAAAGGTgcattaaaaaatcttttctttttgaaaccagtttttaaaaaagcaaggtcTAGTCTGTCAAAGAAACTTTACAAGACTGGGCAGATCCAGCCTtgtagcaaagaaaaatgaaaggaaaaaaaatttcagtgacaCAACAGATTTTTGCCTTTGGAATCTCTAGCAAGCATTGGACATTTCCTGAAACCAAAATGAGTAATAGTATCCGGAAAAAAAGATTACTGATTTTTACACAGCTTCTTTACCTAGAAACTTAACACAGGCAAACCAAAGTTCGTAAATTCAACTATGAGCCCCCAACGGCCATCCGGAGGCTGCCGCTACTTCAGTCCCACCCGGGTGTCTGCTTGTTAAATTCcagctcctttttctttccacatcTGTTGGGTTTGGCCTCTTCTTGTCAAACCAGTTCTGTAAATCTCAGTGGGAGGGTAACTTAATTAGTTTTTCTTTGTTCCTTAAGGACTCAAATATTGGCTAAAgcattttagattttttcttGATAATATAGTTACAGTCTCTGACAACATTCTGTCATTTAGCTGCTATTCTAACTGGTGAATATTGTGCTTGTACAGGTGAAGAAGCTCTTCATGAATATCTCAGAACCAAGGCTATCACTGTGGAATATTAAAGTAACAGCCTCACTTGGAAAGTAAACTTTCGGCAGAGTTTGAATCCTAATGACTCCATGAAACACTTAATGCCATGCCCAGGACATGCTGTCTGCAGTgctacaactaaaaaaaaaataaccaaaccaaaacacccatTCCACAGAACAGACAAGTTCATATAAATCAGGTCCAAATTTTAGTCTCACTGAAAGataaaagcatttggaaattaacctgaagttatttaaattatgcagcagcagcagttgttaGCACAatacccccaaaaaacccaagaacatggtttggcttatttttttaaatacaactgaaGAATGAGTTCTCACATGCCTACTTCTTATTTGTGTGAACATAATATTTACATGATCATTTTAAATCCTTAGTCATTAGGCTTCTCTTACAGTTGAACTAAAATATACTTATTATGCCATTTTTGCTATAAACCAGTTCAAGTTTTACAGTAGCAATTAAACATTCTGCTCTGGTGATTCTTCAGCAGTACAGAAAATCTTTGTGCCATAAGAAGTGAATCAATGCAAGAAAGTGCACTTACTATGATCTTTGTATAGTACATACAGAGTTCAACATTGGTGTTAAACTATGCATATCAAGCTAaagttactgaaaatattttctatctttttGTTGATATGGAATGTGTGATCTGCCTGCAATTTGAAAGGTGGTTACATTAACagattaaaatcactttttgtgtCTGTGCACATGGACTGTTATCACTGTTTTATACAGCATGATTATTACTTTGTATTtcatactttgttttttttttaatctacggGAAAATCTCTTGTAAAATGACTGAGTTAAGATGTTGGCTTTCAAACTTTTTTCAGTTCGAAGGAAATTTTCCATAGATTGAGACCTTATCTAACAAACTAAGCCTACTAAGACTACTTGCTCTTCTTAGAGTTCAACTTCACCCAAAGCTTAATCTGATCTGTGGGCTGCCATTAAAAGTAGCAGTCCCATTCCCCAATTCCCATCCTTCCCCTTCgctaaaatattttgtggtttagTCAGTTAATCCCAGTAAATCATGCCCTTGTTCTATTTTTAAGCAGCCACATTGTGAAAGAAAGACCAGAATCCTTGTTATTTCTTATCACAAATATTACAGAAACAGGTATTAAAACCACAGCTTTAAGTATGGgattcaaaataaattctgtaagtAATTGCAGGTTCCAAGTCATGACATTAAGTTTAATATTCGAGCAAATACAATATAGAAAATTTTACTTTAATGGTGTAGAAAATACAAAGTTCCTTTAAGAAACAAACGATGACATCCAGAGTATGATAGAtacttctgaaatgcaaaccaATCTATGAAGTAAATACAGCCCAAATCATTGTATTTGATCAGTCTGAGGTAAGTATGAAGGAGACATACTTTCACTGATTTTGGTTTCACAATTGTTTCAAGCTAACCTAAGTACAGGCCAGCTGAAGAGTCACCTTTTTGTTCTTCTGGTAGTGACAGAATGTTAACAAAATGGAGAGGACAGAAACGTGGCAGGGAAAGTGGGAGATGAAAAGTGTAGCTTAAAGCAATTGTAACACCACAGAGGCAGACTTGACCGTTTAAGTACTGAGGGTATCAGCACTACAGCCACAAACGTTCCAGATATGAGCTAGTAACCTACCCGTAATGATAGGGAGCTCAGTGCAGGCATAGAGGGTAAGTAATCCTTTGCTGAACTCTCTCGTGAGTCGTGGCTGTCCTTACCCGTGCTAGCTCATCTTGAAATGACCTCAGCCACTGCTTTAGTGTTCAACAGTTACTGTCATGAATGCAATGTAGACATACCTCTAACGTATTTTAAGATAATGTTTAATATTGAAGACATTGTACATAACACTTCACAGGACATGGAATATAAAATACCATAACTTTTTTCCTAGTTAACTCTCTCCTGCCCTTGAAGCAAAAATTTCTTATAGCACACTACAAAAATCTTTCTTCAACAAAGCAACAGAACAAGAATTTTAACTTAACTAGTTCAAGTGCCCCAAATTCTAGCTGCTTTCTTAGTCTAACCTACCATGAAGTTCATTTCCATGTTTTATGATGAATAAAACCGTACTTAATTCTTCAGAAATCCAGCCTGCCTCAGTCATGAGTCGATCCTGAATTCTCCACCATGTAAACTATAGCATTTCACATGACCCTGAGGGATGCTACATTGGGAAACAAGGCAGTTTTAAGGGCCAAGTCTTCAAAGTAAGAAAACAcgatttggggtttttgttgtttggggtttttttaagtaaaataaaacagatttactCATTCACTTTGCTGTCCAAAATTTCTATTttgcccttttctcccttttgtttAGGAAACTTAATGTTGTCTATTGTCACTTCATCAGTTATACAGTCATCTTCAGATTCCGAGTCATCTTCTGAAGTTAGTATCTCTTCATCTGTATCAGAATCACTCAGTTCAACTACAGCcacattctggaaaaaaagaccttAGTTAACACGTTATACACGTCTATACCACTTCTATCATTTGAGTAAAACATAAAGCAAACACATGAAACAGCCTACTACCATAAGAAAACCACAATTAGAAAGACTTTTGGGTTCTCCTAGGATTATGACAAATATCATTAACAGATtcctaaatatttaaattgtaattTATATTGCCCTATAGCAAATATAAGGCCATTTTTATATCAttatcaaagaaagaaatgagtcaATAGCTGAACTCAGATAGTCTAAATCAGATATTTAAACTGATgagcagtgtcgtggtttaaccccagcgagCAAATAAatcccatgcagccgctcgctcaccccccctccggtgggatgggggagagaaccgggagggcacaagtaggaaaactcccaggttgagataaaaacagtttaataattgaaataaaatgaaggagaacagtaataataacaatgagaacaacaacaataacagaatatacaaagcaggtgatgcacaatgcaactgctcaccgactgcgtgtcacgaacagggggtgaggccacccccccccccccccggtttttatactgatgtcacatggtatagaataccccattggccagctgggtcaacgaccccggctaggctcccccccccacaccccagcttcccctgcacgtggcagggcacgggaagccaaaaagagaaatcaaaactcCCCGGTGcaatcttttaaaaatcctgtccAAGTTACCCATTCCACTTCagtgcattaaaacaaacaattttCATGATCCACTTTGTTTCCTCactatttatttcaaattcttcAGCACTGGACAACCTATTGCATGTAGGCTGGATACTATCTACAAGAACTCTGAATCCAATCAGTGGCCAATAAATTGTTCTGACAGCTCACACACCAAACCCCAGGCTGCCTTATTTCTGCCTTTTATCTTGCGGGTCTGCAGGCCAGAAGGCATTTGTCTGGGACACGCACGTATCACATCACCTTCATATTAAAATTTTCCTACATGAGTGTGGCTGCAACACTTCcgttaaaaacagaaagaaaatattgatgTGAATGTAAATAAACAGGCAAATACCAGCCATAAAGGATCACACCACCACTAACAACTTTTCTAAACCCAAGACCTATAGCCAGTCCTAAAAATACCTACAAAGCACAGCTGAAAGCCAGTTATTACTCTTATACTAAAGCCTTCTGTTATGCCTTACACTGTCCAGTTTCTAAACCAAATTACCCATgagacatttaaaatacaatttgtgACTTACTTTTGATTCAGAGATGCTGATTCAAAAGTATGTCTTGTTCTGGCCTTAAACTACTTCATCCCCAGTCATTAAATTCTGCAAGTATGAAAACCAGGTAGTAAATTTTAAccaaataagcatttttattaatggtAAAGACTTAGCCTTATCTACCAAATTAGCTCATTCTAAGATCAGAGAATTATTTTAATCACATCTAAatttactttataaaataaaaaaatatagtatTTACCATTTCTATAACTTTTTCTGTTGCACTGTCTAGATTTTCAATATCAAACTGATGAGCTGGTGCCGTTACCATTTTTCTTCTTAGCTCATCATTTGCATGGGCCATCTGTGGTAAAAAGCTCTGTACTCGgtccaaaactgaaaaagaaataattatcacatgtatatatacaaacaGATGTGCATTAGTTTATACATTTATACCTCAGAAATCTGAGCATTTAAACAGATTCCATTTCAGCTGTCTACTATATTTAAGATGTTCTAATAGGAGGATTTATTACAGTATTCAATTTCCCAAGACATAAACAGCAAAAAGATACTGAATCTATTGGTCAGCATGTGGTGCAGGAAGAAATGACTTCAACAATTCCATTcagattctgaaaacaaaatgtgacTACTTTACAGAAAACTTCTTTGTAAATTCCATGGTTTTAAATACATATTGAGTGCCATCTTGAGAAACTTCCACATCAGTATTATCTCCAATGGAAATGTAATTATGTCCTCCTTTCTTCCCTATTAAAGTATAGACTGAATGTCtcaaagaagatggaaaaattaGGTGTAGTACAGATGCCACTAAAGTACAGATGCTAGACTAAAGAAAGTTCAACATAATTATGAAAAGGGGCTCTGAAATTAAGACCGTGGGAAAGAGATAGATGCTCTAGGTAGAAGTATAAAGCACTTACCCTCTACAGAAATATCCCGCTAAGCTCAGTGGACTTCCCAACAATTCTAAGATAATCAGTGTCATTACCAGACTCACACCCCTTTCCCTCCCGCGGAGGAAGGGAATATCTTCACCTGCCTCCAGAGTTTCTTCAAATAATCTGTGCGCCACACATGCAGATGAGCCAATCATCAGTTTTCATTCTCCGTGAAGTAAGAGGTACTATTCCGAGTGAGGTCCACAGAAGTCTAACAGGTATAATCTACCCTTGAAACACTGTCATCTTCGTAGAGACTTTTATCCAAGAAAGAACTCGATATAACAAATTgttttttctattactttttaaatCTCAGCtcaatcacaaaataaaaatacagtaatttgaaAGGAgtccattttaaattaaatgcttttatacACCAAATATTTTATACTGAGGAATTACTTCTGAAAAGAGATAAGAAGCCCAGATCAgcaaaaaagcaacaactctATACTGAAAAAGAACAATCTGAGACTAAAGAACTCTGGTATATTTTCATGAAGAGAAAAACTCCTGAAGACACACTACTTTCAAAGAATAATGATTTTTACACTATGTCCTCTTATGCACGGAGTTACGCTGAAGAGAATGTTAGCAATCTATATGTAACTTCAATTAAGAAAGAAGGAACGTAgcttgattaaagaaaaaaaagttttcttaatgCATTCAAATTAATTTGTTACGAATAAATGGTTATATGATCTGGCTTAATAATTTTGTCAgcacattcattaaaaataaagttctgAAAGTGATCTACATAACTTGCATCAATTTGAAAGTAGCTGACTAAACAAAGACCAAAGCTGTGGCAAGTTCACTATATGCAGACAGCGCGAGTATTTCTGCAAGGAGAACTAAGTCCCTAAAACTTACAGCTGTAAAGCCGAGCATCGCAAAATCTagctttgcagaagcagcagttaCGTGATTGACCTGTGGGACGTGCAACTGCAATGGACGACCTGCACCAGTAGAAACAGAACACACGAGTTCCTCCCTTTACTAATGCAAGGAAAGCACAGAAGCAAAAGTTATGTCAAATACGTTACCTACTACTTTACACTGTTCCAGTAACAAAGTCCTACTTACCATTACTCCTTGGCATCCTCACTGTCTGTAAAGTTGTGGCCTTCTTGCTGCTACATTTTGAACTAATCAACAAAGTTTCTTCCAGCCCTGGAAACAAACAAGTATTTGAATGTTTACCTATGTCAACCACAAATGTCACTTTTTAACTGTGAGGCTCTCTTCTTGCTGCTACTTTTCTACAAGACTAAAAATGAGGATTCAACTGTCTCTGCCTCCAGGAATTCCACTCTGCTTTCCTGCAAATACTGTTCCTTGATGTCTGTTTGGGGTGGTCATCTCAGTACTTCTGTATGTAGTAGGCAGTGAATCTCTAGAACTTGCTACCACAAGAGGCTGTGAAAGCAGACGGATCAGGAGGTTCAACACGGAATTAGACAAATTCAGGGCAGCAGAGTCATAATCAGATACTAAAAGGACTGAGCAGGAACGCACCCCCTAGCATCCCTACCACTTCAACTGCAGACACCGGGCAATTACCAGAATGGGGAGCACGGTGCTTAAACTAACAAGTTCTCTGTAATTATCATCTGCTATCGCAGCTGATGGGAGACAGAATACTCGGCTATACGGACCGCTGGTCTGACCCAGCAGGTCACTTCTTACAGGCTCCCActgtttttaaagtcttttgtCAAAGATTTTTGTAGCGACAGTTATCAAGGCACAGAGAAAATATACCTGCAATAACCCACAGCAAACCCTACTGAGGCAACAGCTAACACATGCTAGTTACATGCATTTAAATCCCTTCCCTCATGTGTGTGACTGTGTGGTGGCAATCAATGAAAGCAGGCCGCACACGGTGGTGCTAATCACCTAATCAAGTATTTTCAGGAGAAGCATCGTAAAATCCAAATGATGTGGGGAAACTGCATTAATTAGGCAAGGTAGTTCTTATGACCGCCAACAGAGCCACCAGCCCTTTACTACTAAAcgaagctttatttctttttaacatttttttatctTCATAGAAATGTTGTTACGACTATCGATACTAGTTCAacgtttgttttgggttttcccCCCCGCGTATTCACTTCGTCCTGTACTAGCCGCGCCCGGGAAAACGGCAGCTCTTCAAAACACGCGAGATGTAATAAAAAGCGCAGTACGAGCAGCCAGCCGGGCTGAAAAGCCCCCTCGGGCAGCCGGCCGGCGGGCGAGGCCGGGGACTCACcacgagccgagccgagccgagccaaccccccgctccccggctcgCCCCTCCCCAACCGCCCGGCcagggcggcggccgggccgagccccgCAGCGCCGGTCCCGAAAAGCGGGCGGGAGGCCCAGCTCAGCTTGGCGAGCGGCGCCGCACCTCTCGGCCGCGGGGCTCccaccggccccgctccccccccgggGGCCGCTCACCTCCTCGGCGCCCCACGGCCAGCAACTCCCGAGaggcggccgggcccgccgctCCGCCGTCCCCCGCCATCCGCCGACCGAAGCGGAAGTGGCTCCGCGCCGAGCGCTCACCCTGCCGCAGCTGCCGAGGCGCGGCGAGGCGCCCCCTGGAGGGCGGGAGGGGCAGAGCCGCCCCGAGGCCGCGGCGGGGGTGAGGGGCTcctggggggttcctgggggacTCCGCGGCGTTGCCGCCGCTCCTTACGTCAGGTAACCGGCACCAACAGCTACACTCGTGTAAATCCGGGGTTAACAATGCAGAGAGGGAAATGATTCAtgtcacaaggaaaaaaaaaaattttaaaatctttatgaaACGACTTGGCATGAAAAGTCCATCCCGTCGCTTGGAGGAGAATGAGAGTATGAAACCAAGCTGCCAGCAGATAACGTTACTGCAACgcctgccagcagctgctctTCTGTGAAAACTTTCCCATTTTCACTGTCAGAATTTGACA
This genomic interval from Calonectris borealis chromosome 1, bCalBor7.hap1.2, whole genome shotgun sequence contains the following:
- the NOPCHAP1 gene encoding NOP protein chaperone 1 isoform X2, whose product is MAGDGGAAGPAASRELLAVGRRGGLEETLLISSKCSSKKATTLQTVRMPRSNVLDRVQSFLPQMAHANDELRRKMVTAPAHQFDIENLDSATEKVIEMNVAVVELSDSDTDEEILTSEDDSESEDDCITDEVTIDNIKFPKQKGEKGKIEILDSKVNE
- the NOPCHAP1 gene encoding NOP protein chaperone 1 isoform X1, which produces MIGSSACVAHRLFEETLEAGEDIPFLRGRERVLDRVQSFLPQMAHANDELRRKMVTAPAHQFDIENLDSATEKVIEMNVAVVELSDSDTDEEILTSEDDSESEDDCITDEVTIDNIKFPKQKGEKGKIEILDSKVNE